GGGGTTGCCGGCGGGACTGACGGCGGCGACGGGGGCGGATGCCTTGACGCACTGCATCGAGAGCTTCACCTGCCCGCAGTTCCATCCGATGTGCGACGGCATTGCGCTGGAGGGCATCCGGCTGATCGTCGAGGCGTTGCCGAGGGCTTACCGGGATGGTGCGGATGTGGATGCCCGGGGGCGGATGCTGGTGGCGGCCGCGATGGGGGCGGTGGCATTTCAGAAGGATCTCGGGGCGGTGCATTCGATGGCGCATCCGCTCTCGACGGTGTGCGGGATGCACCACGGACTCGCCAACGCCCTGTGCCTTGTGGCGGTGATGAACTTCAACGCGCGTCAACGCCCGGGGCTGTATCGGCGCGTGGGACTGGCGTGCGGGCTGGATCTGGTGCGGGTGAGCGACGGGGAGGCGGACTGCCAGACGGTGGGATTCCTGATGAAGTTCCTGGCGGACCTCGGACTGGCAAGCCGGTTGAGCCAGCACGGCGTGACACCGGAGCATATTGAGACCCTCGCAGACCAGGCGTGGGAGGATCCGTGTCATCGGACCAACGCGGTCCCGGTGACACGCGACGATCTCCGGTCATTGTATCTGGAGGTGCTGTAGGGGCGATCAGGGGGCGGGCACGCCGCCGAGGGCCTGGAGGTCGGATTCGACCCAGCGGGCGAGGACCTGGGCCCTCGATTCGAAGGCGTCACGGCCCAGGTAGGAAGGGGGACAGAGGGGAGACGGGAGGACGGGGTCGAGGGAGAGGGCCTGGCGCCAGACGAGGCGTTGGAACCGGAGCCACTTTCGGCGCTGCGCCGGCGGCACGTCCCGCGATGAGGCGAGGTCAAGTCCCTGCTCCGCAGCGCGAAGATACTGGCGATAGCGCGTGTCGATGGCGGTGAAATCCCACGCGGACCGGACCAGGTCGGCATCCTGATCGGGCGGGGCGGGGCGACCCTGGATGACCGTGCAGGCGTCCGGAGTGAGATGGAGGTCGCGAAGCGGGAGGGAGTGGGTGTCGAGCCGGTCGGGGGAGATCCACACGCTGTTTTGGAGGCAGCCGAGCCGGCCCTGGCGCAACCAGCGCCAGAGACGCATGCGGAGTCCGGGCTGGTACCCGGTGAGATCGAACAGGAGAAAGCGCCACTGTCCGTCCCAGGGACGACTCCAACGGGCTGCTGGGTCGAGACCTCCCAGGGCGGCGGCGCGGCCTTTCGGAGTGAGGGAAATGCGGGTGTCGCGGCCGGTGCGCCGGCATTCGGCGAGGCCGGCACGGCTGAGGGCGCGGAACTGGGGACGGAACCCGTGACGGGGATCCCATCGTTCCAGGATGGGCCGGAGCTGATGGGCCGTGGGATGCGGGATCCAGTCGAGGAGGGCGACGATCAATTCGGCGAGATCGAGGGCGGCGGAGTCCGCGTTCACTTGGGGTCACATCTCTGAATTTGACATTTGGGTCAAGCCTGACTCCACCGTGCCGGTGGCCAACCCGGGGTCACATCTCTGAATTTGACATTTGAGGCGGAACGCTGACGCGGGTCCAATTGTCAAATTCAGAGATGTGACCCCGGGGTTGGCCGGTTCTGAATCCGCGGAGCCGGCGGGCGGAATGGCTGGTTTTGCGGCGCCGGCAGCGACCGCCCCGGTCGATGCGCCCGCCGGACCGAGGTATCGGCCTACCGTCTCACGGTGAAGACCCAGCTCCCGTGCGATGCGCCGACGGGACCAGCCCCGCTCGGCAAGGGTTCGAATGGACTGCTGTTCGTTCACGGTGAGGATATTCAACCCGGGAACCAACGGCCAACGCCGCCGCCTCCGCGAGGAACTTCACCTCACCCGTGGCTGGTTTTGAACCGCCCACCACTGGCCGGTTTTGACCGCCCGCTGACACGGATGGCACAGCGGGTCTCTTGACCGGGTCTTTTGGCTTGGGGCTCCGGGGCAGCGGGGGGAGGGTGGCGGCGTGGCGATGCTTCGAATGGCCTGCGCGGCGATGGCGACGCGGTTCGAACTGGTGCTGCACGGTCCGGAGGAACGGCGGTTGCGGGCGCTGGGCGAGGAGGCGGTGGGGGAGATCGAACGGATCGAGGCGGCGTTGAGCTTGTACCGGCCGGACAGCCAGGTGTCGGCGGTCAATCGCCGTGCGGCCCGGCAGCCGGTGCGGGTGACCCCGGAGGTGTTTCAACTGATCGAGCATGCCTGCCTGCTGTCGCGGGTGACGGACGGGGCGTTCGATGTGACGGTGGCGCCGCTGGTCCGGGTGTGGGGCGGGATGGGAGAGCGGGGCCGGGTGCCGGAGGCGGACGAGATCGAGGCGGCGCGACGGTGTGTGGGCTGGGACGGGATCGATCTGGATCCGGACCGGCACACGATCGGGTTTCGCTGCGAAGGGATGATGCTGGACCTGGGTTCGATCGGGAAAGGGTATGCGCTGGACCGGGCGGCGGAAGGATTGCGGGACGGTGGCATCGAGGCGGCCCTGATCCATGGGGGCACCAGTACGGCGGTGGCGTGGGGTTCGCCGCCCGAGATCGGGGTGTGGCGGGTGGCGATCGATCCTCCGCAGGGGCCGGGGTGTCCGGGCGTTGAGAGGGCCGGGTCGGAGTCGGGCGCGAAACCCCTCGCGGTGGTGGACCTGCGGGACGAGACGCTGTCGGTATCGGCGGTGTGGGGAAAGGGCTTTGAAGCGGGCGGCCGTTACTACGGGCATGTCATCGATCCGCGGCTGGGGGAACCGGTGCAGGGCGCCTGGCTGGCGGCGGCGGTGCTGCCTTCGGCAACGGAATCGGACGCGCTTTCCACGGCGCTGCTGGTGCGGGGCGCGGGGATGCTGGACCGAATCGGAAGGGCGATGTCCGTGTTTCGCGGAATGGTGGTGGAAGCGGGGGGCGGGGTCAGATCCCTGAATCTGACCATGGAGGCGTGAAACCGGTCCCAAGCATGCAATTGTCAAATTCAGAGATGTGACCCCGTGGGGTCAGATGGCGAAGTCGGTGTATTCGGGTTTCACGAGGGCGGAGGGGGGATGGAGCATGCCGGCGGCGACGGTCATGTTGGTGCCGGGTTCGATGAGGATGAAGGAGCCGGTGAGGCGGTTCTGGGGATAGCCGTCGTACACGAGGGGCCGGGCGGTGTGCAGGCGGATCTCGCCGATGTCGTTCATCGCCAGTTGCGGGGCGGCGGGGTCGGATTCGAAGGTGCGGATGTCGAGGCGGCTGTCGAGATGGGTGACGACGGCCTGGACGGTCTGGGTGGTCTGCTTGAGGAGGTACTTCCGGCCGGCCTGGAGGGGACGGGGGTGCATCCAGCAGACGCGGGCGCGGAGGTCGCTGTCCATGCCGGGGAGATTCTCGAGACCGACGATCATGTCGCCGCGGGAGATGTCGAGGTCGTCTTCGAGGACGAGGGTGATGGACTGGGGGCAGAAGGCTTCATCGAGGGAGCCGTCGTGGGTCCAGAGGTCACGGATCCGGGTTTTGAGGCCGGAGGGGAGGACGAGGACGGACTGGCCTTTGCGGACGATGCCGCCGGCGATCTGGCCGCTGAAGCCGCGAAAGTCGTGAAGGGCGGGGTCGCGGGGGTTGTTGGGGCGGTTGACCCACTGGACGGGGAAACGGAAGCCACTGAGGTTCCAGTCGCTGGCGATGTGGACGGTTTCGAGGTGGCCGAGGAGGGCGGGTCCCTGGTGCCAGGGGGTGTTGGCGGAGGGCGTGACGACGTTGTCCCCGTTGAGGGCGCTCATGGGGATGAACTTCACGTCGCGGAGGACATCGAGGCGGGGAAGGAAGCCCTCGAATTCGCTGCGGATGGCGAGGAAGCGTTCCTCGTTCCAGTCCACGAGGTCCATCTTGTTGACGGCGATGACGAGGTGGGGGATGCCGAGGAGGGCGGCGATGCAGGTGTGGCGGCGGCTTTGTTCGGTGACGCCGTGGCGGGCATCGACGAGGACGATGGAGAGGTTGGCCGAGGAGGCACCGGTGACCATGTTGCGGGTGTACTGCACATGGCCGGGGGTGTCGGCGACGATGAAGCGGCGGCGGGGGGTGGCGAAGTAGCGGTAGGCGACATCGATGGTGATGCCCTGTTCCCGTTCGGCGCGGAGTCCGTCGGTGAGATTGGCGAGGTTGATCTGACCGCCGCCGGTGATGTCGGCCGAGCGTTCAAGGGCCTCGATCTGGTCCTCCATGAGCGATTTCGAGTCGTAGAGGAGACGGCCGATGAGGGTGGACTTGCCGTCGTCCACCGAGCCGCAGGTGTTGAAGCGGAGGATGTCAACGGGATGGGAGAGTCGGGAGGACATGGAGGGGGCGGTTTTCCGGGGACGGGAGGCGGCGGATCGCAGGCGTGGTTTACGGGAGCGAACGGACCCTCGACGATTCACGAATTACGATTCGCCACGATTCATGGGGAGCATCAGAAGTAACCCTGCTTTTTGCGGTCCTCCATGGCGGCTTCGGAGGAGCGGTCGTCGGCGCGGGAACCGCGTTCGGTGACGCGGGCGGCGGCGATTTCGGCGAGGATATCCTCGACGGTGTTGGCGGGGCTTTCGACGAGGCCGGTGCTGATGATGTCGCCGATGGTGCGAACGCGGACGACGAGGTCGCGGACGTCCTCGCGGGGTTTGGGCGGGAGGAGATCGGTGACGGGGAGCCATTGGCCGCCGCGGCGGACGCAGGAGCGGCGATGGCTGAAGTAGATGGTGGGGACTTCGAGGCGTTCGCGGCGGATGTATTCCCAGACATCGAGTTCGGTCCAGTTGGAGAGGGGGAAGGCGCGCATGTGTTCGCCGGGATTGACGCGGCCGTTGTAGAGGTTCCAGAGCTCGGGGCGCTGGTTCTTGGGGTCCCACTGTCCGAAGCCGTCGCGGAAGCTGAAGAAGCGTTCCTTGGCGCGGGCCTTTTCCTCGTCGCGCCGGGCGCCGCCGATGCAGCAGTCGAAGCGGAACTCCTCGATGGCGGCGAGGAGGGTGGGGATCTGGAGGCGGTTGCGGCTGATTTCGCCGGGGACAGGGACGGCGATGCCGGAGGCGATGGCCTGTTCGACGGTACGGACGATGAGGCGGGCGCCGAGTTCGGCGGCGCGGTGGTCGCGGAAGGCGTTGAGTTCGGGGAAGTGATGTCCGGTGTCGATGTTGAGGAGGGGCAGCGGCAGGTCGGAGGGGCGGAAGGCCTTTTCCGCGAGGCGCAGGAGGCAGATGGAATCCTTGCCGCCGGAGAAGAGGAGGGCGGGCCGCTCGAACTCGGCGGCGACCTCGCGCATGACATGGATGGCCTCCGTTTCGAGATACTGGAGGTGGTCGAGGTGGTAGGAGGACATGAGTCGGGGTGGGTCCTAGACGGCGGCGGCGGCCTTGCCACCCCAGGCGGCGTGGAGGCCGCACTCGCGTTTTTCGTCGGCCTTGGCGGGGTCGAAGTAGTCCCACTCGTTGGGGAGATCGTGCTGGCGGAGGTAGTCTTCGAGCTGGGCGTCGGACCAGTGGAAGAGGGGGCTGACCTTGAGGGTGCCGAAGTTGGCGTCGTCGCTGACGATGTCGAGTCCGGCGCGGTTGGGGTTCTGCACCTTGCGGAGTGCGGTGATCCAGACTTTGGGGGCCAGTTCGCGCATGCCGCGCTGGAAGGGTTCGAGCTTCATCAGGGCGCTGAACTTCTTGAGGCCTTCCTCGTCGCCGGGGTCGGGGATGGGACCGTCGATGGCATCGCGATGGGCGGCGGTGAGGCGGGGCAGGTAGGGCCTGAGCTGGAGGCCGAGACGGGACCGGAGTTGTTCGGCGTGGCGATAGGTGGCGGGGCGGTTGTAGCCATGGTCCACCCAGAGGACGGGGAGGTCGGGTTGAACCTGGACACAGAGGTGGAGGAGGACCGCCTCGTAGGGACGGAAGTTGGTGGAGACAATGGCGTGACCGGGGGCATGGGCGATGGCCCAGCGGACGATTTCGAGGGCGGGTTTGCCGGCGAGATCGCGATTGAGGGCGGCGAGGTCGGGAGGGGCGGACATGGGGGAATCAGGATTGGGGAATCAGGATTGGGATTCGTTCCAGAGGACGCGGGCGACCCAGTCCCCGAAGCGTTCGCCGGACTGGCGTTCGCCGGCGTAGCGGGCGAGGAGCGGGCGGAGTTCGTCGATGAGTTCGGGGTCCTTGACGGTCTCCTTCC
This DNA window, taken from Verrucomicrobiia bacterium, encodes the following:
- a CDS encoding sulfate adenylyltransferase, with the translated sequence MSSRLSHPVDILRFNTCGSVDDGKSTLIGRLLYDSKSLMEDQIEALERSADITGGGQINLANLTDGLRAEREQGITIDVAYRYFATPRRRFIVADTPGHVQYTRNMVTGASSANLSIVLVDARHGVTEQSRRHTCIAALLGIPHLVIAVNKMDLVDWNEERFLAIRSEFEGFLPRLDVLRDVKFIPMSALNGDNVVTPSANTPWHQGPALLGHLETVHIASDWNLSGFRFPVQWVNRPNNPRDPALHDFRGFSGQIAGGIVRKGQSVLVLPSGLKTRIRDLWTHDGSLDEAFCPQSITLVLEDDLDISRGDMIVGLENLPGMDSDLRARVCWMHPRPLQAGRKYLLKQTTQTVQAVVTHLDSRLDIRTFESDPAAPQLAMNDIGEIRLHTARPLVYDGYPQNRLTGSFILIEPGTNMTVAAGMLHPPSALVKPEYTDFAI
- a CDS encoding phosphoadenosine phosphosulfate reductase family protein — translated: MSAPPDLAALNRDLAGKPALEIVRWAIAHAPGHAIVSTNFRPYEAVLLHLCVQVQPDLPVLWVDHGYNRPATYRHAEQLRSRLGLQLRPYLPRLTAAHRDAIDGPIPDPGDEEGLKKFSALMKLEPFQRGMRELAPKVWITALRKVQNPNRAGLDIVSDDANFGTLKVSPLFHWSDAQLEDYLRQHDLPNEWDYFDPAKADEKRECGLHAAWGGKAAAAV
- a CDS encoding FAD:protein FMN transferase, with the translated sequence MAMLRMACAAMATRFELVLHGPEERRLRALGEEAVGEIERIEAALSLYRPDSQVSAVNRRAARQPVRVTPEVFQLIEHACLLSRVTDGAFDVTVAPLVRVWGGMGERGRVPEADEIEAARRCVGWDGIDLDPDRHTIGFRCEGMMLDLGSIGKGYALDRAAEGLRDGGIEAALIHGGTSTAVAWGSPPEIGVWRVAIDPPQGPGCPGVERAGSESGAKPLAVVDLRDETLSVSAVWGKGFEAGGRYYGHVIDPRLGEPVQGAWLAAAVLPSATESDALSTALLVRGAGMLDRIGRAMSVFRGMVVEAGGGVRSLNLTMEA
- the cysD gene encoding sulfate adenylyltransferase subunit CysD, with product MSSYHLDHLQYLETEAIHVMREVAAEFERPALLFSGGKDSICLLRLAEKAFRPSDLPLPLLNIDTGHHFPELNAFRDHRAAELGARLIVRTVEQAIASGIAVPVPGEISRNRLQIPTLLAAIEEFRFDCCIGGARRDEEKARAKERFFSFRDGFGQWDPKNQRPELWNLYNGRVNPGEHMRAFPLSNWTELDVWEYIRRERLEVPTIYFSHRRSCVRRGGQWLPVTDLLPPKPREDVRDLVVRVRTIGDIISTGLVESPANTVEDILAEIAAARVTERGSRADDRSSEAAMEDRKKQGYF
- a CDS encoding helix-turn-helix domain-containing protein, with amino-acid sequence MNILTVNEQQSIRTLAERGWSRRRIARELGLHRETVGRYLGPAGASTGAVAAGAAKPAIPPAGSADSEPANPGVTSLNLTIGPASAFRLKCQIQRCDPGLATGTVESGLTQMSNSEM
- a CDS encoding iron-containing alcohol dehydrogenase — encoded protein: MNATTFSFPTRTLFGAGTIAGLAAELKAMGVRRPLVVTDAGVVRTDAFRQVEAALGAEGRGSQWHVFDGVHPNPVEDDVRVAASKFRDRGCDGVVALGGGSPLDAGKAARLLVKRPGCDLRRFYEVPEDWTGLAPLVAIPTTAGTGSEVGRSSVITLAATGRKSVLFHPELLARLVVLDPALTTGLPAGLTAATGADALTHCIESFTCPQFHPMCDGIALEGIRLIVEALPRAYRDGADVDARGRMLVAAAMGAVAFQKDLGAVHSMAHPLSTVCGMHHGLANALCLVAVMNFNARQRPGLYRRVGLACGLDLVRVSDGEADCQTVGFLMKFLADLGLASRLSQHGVTPEHIETLADQAWEDPCHRTNAVPVTRDDLRSLYLEVL